From one Paenibacillus sp. FSL K6-1330 genomic stretch:
- a CDS encoding cache domain-containing protein, whose translation MRIHKINLLTKLLISYLLVLMFPVIVILCYYYPYSAEVVKEKEMDWNAHITEQFMTSMDTFTRYVYNLPFELVQNREFKMYKAEESDYQRVLIANEMKKYNATDAFIYNTLLYVKNIGYLFSKTGSAYSLDDLSIPGVGYYYENWAHEDMIQTLNDLNAPIVRPVENVVVPGNNRVRMLTFVQPLPVGGSNSPGAVMIMVREDTIVRMMKSVSETYSGDFFVLDGQGRRLVSSNDTSYQSSDDFKKLVHDLGEESVSSSGIHTISGSDYLVSSSVSEKNGWK comes from the coding sequence TTGCGAATCCATAAGATTAACCTGCTGACAAAATTATTGATTTCCTATTTGCTTGTGCTGATGTTTCCCGTGATTGTCATTCTGTGCTATTACTATCCTTATTCGGCAGAAGTGGTGAAAGAGAAGGAAATGGACTGGAATGCGCATATTACGGAGCAGTTTATGACATCGATGGATACGTTTACAAGGTATGTGTACAATCTGCCGTTTGAGCTGGTGCAGAACCGGGAATTCAAAATGTATAAGGCGGAGGAAAGCGACTACCAGCGGGTGCTTATTGCCAATGAGATGAAAAAATACAATGCAACCGATGCTTTTATTTACAACACCTTGCTGTATGTGAAGAACATCGGTTATTTGTTTTCCAAAACTGGAAGCGCATACAGTCTGGATGACCTCTCCATTCCGGGTGTCGGTTACTATTATGAAAACTGGGCGCATGAAGATATGATCCAGACCCTGAATGATCTTAATGCTCCTATCGTCAGGCCTGTGGAGAATGTGGTTGTGCCCGGCAATAACCGGGTCAGAATGCTGACCTTCGTCCAGCCGCTGCCGGTAGGGGGCTCGAATTCCCCCGGAGCCGTCATGATCATGGTCAGGGAGGATACGATTGTCCGGATGATGAAGTCCGTTTCGGAAACCTATAGCGGCGATTTTTTTGTGTTAGACGGCCAGGGAAGGCGATTGGTATCCTCCAATGACACGTCATACCAATCCTCCGATGATTTCAAGAAGCTTGTGCATGACTTAGGGGAAGAGTCAGTTTCCTCCTCGGGTATTCATACAATCAGCGGATCGGACTATCTGGTATCGTCCTCGGTTTCGGAGAAGAATGGATGGAAATAG
- a CDS encoding helix-turn-helix domain-containing protein, which produces MEPVKEDFQETPAFNHICSVLQILGAKWAFLVIAQLAQGAKRFNQLHRDAAIIKTQSLTDVLRHLEGNGIVRREVFPTVPISVEYSLTEKGLDFLDSLKEMEKWAEKWGVEQSS; this is translated from the coding sequence GTGGAACCGGTTAAAGAAGACTTTCAGGAAACGCCGGCGTTCAATCATATCTGCTCAGTGCTGCAAATTCTTGGAGCCAAATGGGCGTTTCTTGTCATCGCGCAATTAGCTCAAGGAGCGAAACGTTTTAATCAGCTTCATCGGGATGCAGCTATTATCAAGACGCAATCCTTAACGGATGTGCTGCGGCATTTGGAAGGAAACGGTATTGTAAGACGTGAGGTATTCCCTACCGTTCCGATATCCGTTGAGTATTCATTGACCGAGAAGGGACTGGACTTCCTGGATTCTTTGAAGGAGATGGAGAAGTGGGCCGAAAAATGGGGAGTGGAACAATCCTCTTGA